From one Methylomonas paludis genomic stretch:
- a CDS encoding Fic family protein codes for MRGCTSYNCLFHYALEFIHPFADGIGRMGRLLAIVPA; via the coding sequence GTGAGGGGATGTACATCCTACAACTGCCTGTTTCATTACGCGTTGGAATTTATCCATCCGTTTGCGGATGGCATTGGCCGAATGGGGCGCTTATTAGCTATCGTACCGGCTTAG
- a CDS encoding multicopper oxidase family protein: MNNTINLSRRRFFAQTGFGLLAYAGLPGMLQAMQGMGDMPKMPPRKATSNFHADVEINLQCQPATVSILSGQATRVLQYSAQLVKGPAQTLTDIPGSYLGPIIRFETGQKIRINLHNLLDEPSITHWHGLHVPAEVDGHPLYAIDKGQTFVYEFEILNRAGMNIYHPHPHNTTASQVYHGLAGAILVNDAEERRLELPHGEYEVPIVIQDRQFDANNQLLYVRHMRERMLGFYGDRILINGRPDFHLDVASRAYRFRILNGSSARIYKLGWDDNSPVTVIGTDGGLLETPQHKPYVMLAPGERIDVWADFSGRKFGSQLVLRSRDFSGVLPGMAERMMSGGMHGTALPVGSDYPLFSVKVTRQVSDSPVLPQKLSTIKPYRLSDTANPDKPVPIAVSEGPMAMLINGRPYAFNDVQPYERIPVNTVQLLEVFHSQHGGHGMGMMGGMNHGKDSEAQGGMGMMMAMAHPIHLHGQSFQILSRTFSGNTSADYASVKEGFIEHGLKDTVLLMPGERIKIIKPFQDFKGLFMYHCHNLEHEDMGMMRDFSVI; encoded by the coding sequence ATGAACAATACCATCAATCTGTCACGGCGGCGTTTTTTTGCCCAAACCGGCTTCGGCTTATTAGCTTATGCCGGATTACCCGGCATGTTACAAGCCATGCAAGGGATGGGCGATATGCCGAAAATGCCGCCGCGCAAGGCTACATCCAATTTCCATGCCGATGTGGAAATCAATCTGCAGTGCCAACCCGCCACTGTATCGATCTTGTCTGGGCAGGCCACCCGGGTTCTGCAATATTCCGCTCAATTGGTGAAAGGCCCGGCGCAGACTTTGACGGACATACCCGGTTCTTATCTGGGGCCGATCATACGCTTCGAAACAGGCCAAAAAATTCGCATTAATCTGCATAATCTGTTGGATGAACCCAGCATCACCCATTGGCATGGTCTGCATGTGCCGGCGGAAGTGGATGGACATCCGCTGTATGCTATCGATAAGGGACAGACCTTTGTTTACGAGTTTGAAATACTCAATCGGGCCGGTATGAATATTTATCATCCGCATCCGCACAATACCACGGCCAGTCAGGTCTATCACGGTCTGGCCGGCGCGATATTGGTCAATGATGCCGAAGAGCGCCGACTGGAACTGCCGCATGGCGAGTATGAAGTACCGATAGTGATCCAGGATCGGCAGTTCGATGCCAACAATCAGTTGCTTTATGTGCGCCATATGCGCGAGCGGATGCTGGGATTTTATGGCGATCGGATATTGATCAATGGTCGTCCGGATTTTCATCTCGACGTTGCCAGCCGGGCTTATCGTTTCCGTATTCTCAATGGTTCATCGGCACGGATTTACAAACTGGGCTGGGATGATAACTCGCCGGTTACCGTTATCGGCACCGATGGCGGTTTGCTGGAAACCCCGCAACACAAGCCTTATGTGATGCTGGCTCCCGGTGAGCGCATAGACGTATGGGCGGATTTTAGTGGACGCAAGTTTGGTTCACAGTTGGTGTTGCGCAGCCGGGATTTTTCCGGGGTATTACCGGGCATGGCCGAACGCATGATGAGCGGAGGGATGCATGGTACGGCTTTGCCGGTCGGCAGCGATTATCCCTTATTCAGTGTCAAAGTAACCCGTCAGGTCAGCGACAGTCCGGTATTGCCGCAAAAATTGTCGACCATTAAGCCTTATCGGCTCAGCGATACTGCCAATCCCGATAAACCGGTGCCGATTGCGGTTTCTGAGGGGCCGATGGCCATGTTGATCAATGGCCGGCCCTATGCTTTTAACGATGTGCAACCCTACGAACGCATTCCGGTCAACACCGTACAATTACTGGAAGTTTTTCACAGCCAGCATGGCGGACATGGCATGGGTATGATGGGTGGCATGAATCACGGCAAAGACAGCGAAGCCCAAGGCGGTATGGGTATGATGATGGCTATGGCGCATCCGATACATTTACACGGCCAGTCTTTTCAAATTCTCAGCCGAACCTTCAGCGGTAATACCAGCGCAGATTACGCCAGTGTTAAAGAGGGTTTTATTGAACACGGTTTAAAAGATACCGTGTTGTTGATGCCGGGTGAGCGCATCAAAATTATCAAACCTTTTCAGGATTTTAAAGGTTTGTTCATGTATCACTGCCACAATCTTGAACATGAAGATATGGGCATGATGCGGGACTTTTCGGTTATTTAG
- a CDS encoding HupE/UreJ family protein yields MRYLLLIFMACTSFTALAHKPSDSYLAMSVDGNEIRGHWDIALRDLEYALGLDANDDGQIIWRELRQRQAAVFAYAFNRLEITADQQHCALQPLTMMVDEHSDGRYAVLNFQAACRPGVKQLEIGYQLFFDLDPQHRGLLTIHNGTYTGTSIFSPAQPQQTFALNSVSHPGRELLNFAYEGVWHIWQGFDHILFLLSLLLPAALYHEHDEWRAKQNHILVFWDALQVVTAFTLAHSITLSLTALQYIALPSRWVESAIAASVICAALNNIYPVLSRHRTWLAFGFGLIHGMGIASVLLDMGLPASQRVLSLLGFNLGVEAGQLLIVAAALPLIVVFSRSRYYPALVLKLGSASIAMIALVWLVERSLDFQIKIG; encoded by the coding sequence ATGAGGTATTTATTATTAATATTTATGGCTTGCACCAGTTTCACTGCCTTGGCGCACAAACCCAGCGATAGCTATCTGGCTATGAGCGTAGACGGCAATGAAATCCGTGGCCATTGGGACATCGCTTTACGGGACTTGGAATATGCATTGGGTTTAGATGCCAATGATGACGGCCAAATCATCTGGCGCGAATTGCGTCAGCGTCAGGCGGCGGTATTTGCCTATGCGTTTAACCGGCTGGAAATAACAGCCGATCAACAACATTGTGCACTGCAACCATTGACAATGATGGTGGATGAGCACAGTGATGGCCGTTATGCGGTACTGAATTTTCAGGCAGCCTGCCGGCCTGGCGTTAAGCAACTGGAAATTGGCTATCAGCTGTTTTTTGATCTTGATCCCCAGCATCGCGGCTTATTAACTATCCACAATGGCACTTACACCGGCACCAGTATCTTCAGCCCGGCGCAGCCGCAGCAAACTTTTGCCCTTAATTCGGTAAGCCATCCTGGGCGCGAGCTGCTTAATTTTGCTTATGAAGGGGTTTGGCATATCTGGCAGGGTTTTGATCATATTCTGTTTTTGCTGAGTTTATTGCTACCGGCAGCCCTGTACCATGAGCATGACGAATGGCGAGCCAAACAAAATCACATTCTGGTCTTTTGGGATGCACTGCAGGTCGTCACGGCTTTTACACTGGCGCATTCCATCACGCTCAGCCTGACCGCCCTGCAATACATCGCACTGCCCAGCCGCTGGGTAGAATCAGCAATTGCCGCTTCGGTGATTTGTGCGGCGCTAAATAATATCTATCCCGTATTATCCCGGCACCGCACCTGGCTGGCGTTTGGTTTCGGCTTAATCCACGGGATGGGTATCGCCAGCGTATTACTGGATATGGGATTGCCGGCCAGCCAGCGGGTATTATCCCTGCTGGGCTTTAATCTGGGCGTCGAAGCCGGCCAACTGCTTATTGTTGCAGCCGCGCTGCCCTTGATCGTGGTGTTTAGCCGCTCACGCTATTATCCGGCCCTGGTTCTGAAACTGGGTTCAGCATCCATCGCCATGATTGCGCTGGTTTGGCTGGTGGAGCGTAGTCTGGATTTTCAGATTAAAATAGGCTGA
- a CDS encoding DVUA0089 family protein, producing the protein MKKIAFAALLGSCLVLPTSAFCADFDFNGNFGHDNDVREFSFSLGAAANLTLFTSSWVSGRFDPILTLWDSAGNQLFEQDDGGLTGTALSNGTVYQYGEFDNFLVVNLAAGNYVATLTQYDNFSATNQLSAGFLRDSEPFFTSAFGCTNGQFCEGSLVDSQNNPIQLNRSSAWDIHLLNVDSAALIAVPVPEMPISMLLGLAAMAGLSLANTKRFSAKLYTA; encoded by the coding sequence ATGAAAAAAATAGCATTTGCCGCCCTATTAGGCAGTTGTTTAGTTCTACCGACCAGCGCGTTCTGCGCAGATTTCGATTTTAACGGCAATTTTGGCCACGATAACGATGTTCGGGAGTTTAGTTTTAGCCTGGGTGCTGCCGCTAATCTTACCCTGTTCACTTCGTCCTGGGTCAGCGGCAGGTTTGACCCGATTTTGACCCTATGGGACAGCGCCGGAAATCAGCTGTTTGAACAGGATGACGGTGGTTTGACCGGCACAGCGCTGTCAAACGGTACTGTTTACCAATACGGCGAATTCGATAATTTTTTGGTTGTTAATCTGGCAGCCGGCAATTATGTGGCCACGCTTACCCAGTACGATAATTTTTCGGCCACTAATCAACTCAGCGCTGGATTTTTGCGCGACTCCGAGCCGTTTTTTACCTCTGCTTTTGGGTGTACCAACGGCCAGTTTTGTGAAGGCTCTTTAGTCGATAGTCAAAATAATCCGATTCAACTCAATCGCAGCTCGGCTTGGGATATACATTTGCTGAATGTCGATAGCGCCGCATTAATTGCCGTTCCGGTGCCGGAAATGCCGATCTCTATGTTGCTGGGCTTGGCCGCTATGGCTGGTTTGAGCCTTGCCAACACCAAACGTTTCAGTGCCAAACTATACACAGCCTAG
- a CDS encoding AAA family ATPase encodes MEAIFINAHASEIRYVVSAIIGVKFMRENLNLLAGNTLEDRHIFLSQFKKIRLKSSVAELEFEVLDNDGIKQYQFIINELESVVNANELNIVNRVHPANIEFIDNFGWSDRELIFAFNTIQTQDKEPELNAYIHEFDNTITSFKVIGSKPQCGLLENGGTVYRDIVEFGDGLKHYISIICAMHACKDGYLFIDEIDNGIYYEHLDRLWELIFDLSKTCNCQVFATTHSKEMLEAYARVAQKLQDQEVSLTTLVKNRQNEIKALTLDYSGLINSVFEQGHEVR; translated from the coding sequence ATGGAGGCGATTTTTATTAATGCTCATGCTAGTGAGATCAGATACGTGGTTAGCGCTATTATTGGCGTTAAATTTATGCGGGAAAATTTGAATCTATTGGCAGGGAATACATTAGAAGATAGGCATATATTTTTGAGCCAATTTAAAAAAATCAGGCTTAAATCGAGTGTCGCTGAACTAGAGTTTGAAGTTTTAGATAACGATGGTATTAAACAATATCAATTTATAATCAATGAACTAGAGTCGGTCGTCAATGCAAATGAACTTAATATTGTAAATCGCGTTCATCCTGCCAATATAGAATTCATTGATAATTTTGGTTGGTCGGATCGTGAATTAATTTTTGCATTTAATACCATCCAAACCCAGGATAAGGAACCTGAGCTAAATGCTTATATTCATGAATTTGACAATACTATCACTAGTTTTAAAGTGATAGGCAGCAAACCCCAGTGCGGGCTGCTTGAAAATGGGGGGACGGTGTATCGGGATATTGTCGAATTCGGCGATGGTTTGAAACACTATATTTCCATTATTTGCGCCATGCACGCCTGCAAAGATGGCTATTTGTTTATAGATGAAATAGATAACGGCATCTACTATGAGCATCTGGATCGCTTATGGGAACTGATATTTGATCTATCCAAAACTTGCAACTGCCAGGTGTTTGCCACTACCCATTCCAAAGAAATGCTGGAAGCCTACGCCAGAGTCGCACAAAAATTGCAGGATCAGGAGGTATCCCTCACCACACTGGTTAAAAATCGCCAAAATGAAATTAAAGCCTTGACGCTGGATTACTCAGGTTTAATCAACAGTGTGTTTGAACAAGGCCATGAGGTGCGTTAA
- a CDS encoding DUF4331 domain-containing protein, giving the protein MKPFYIHTFRPLTLCIGLLLSPAAFQLADAANHREAPLTALDSKADITDWYVFVSYDDPTKLTMILNVDPLLEPSNGPNYYPFDPEILYEMKVDNDFDAQEDVVLQFRFKTEYRLGDVFTGIVGQETGKYAPGNSPNKDKFPTGTLIVPPAVTALDGPGSEGLGLRQSYTVKLIKTKGTHQEVIDLTNNQKLYTVPSNVGPRTMPNYPELASQGIYNLRGGIQVFAGTVDDPFYIDLGAAFDTFNFRNGAAGTGVPGVFTDAQYHAEGKNFAADDVAGFNVNSIAIELPIALLTKDGKQHAAGESLAVLGTYATTSRPRTKAYAEQPGGNPKLANSYVQIQRMGNPLINELLIGTADKDKFSMSEPKHDAVFANYLLDPYLARVFNSIYNGVVPIPPAPRLDLAPLVYYAAPICPGCSKAEQGPVADLLRINTGIAPTPADSRKRMAFLAGDSAGFPNGRRVSDDVTDIAAQVVSGVLNPAFNTFPNNRIADGVNANDRSYQETFPYVAFANSGRQSRHVDPNEAGCYDAANLSKTVNCPSN; this is encoded by the coding sequence ATGAAACCATTTTATATCCACACATTTAGGCCGTTAACGTTATGCATAGGCTTATTACTAAGTCCGGCGGCTTTTCAGTTGGCCGATGCCGCCAATCACCGCGAAGCGCCGCTGACAGCCCTGGATAGCAAAGCCGATATTACCGACTGGTACGTTTTTGTCAGTTATGACGACCCCACTAAGCTGACCATGATCTTAAATGTTGATCCCTTGCTGGAACCCAGCAACGGGCCAAATTATTATCCGTTTGATCCGGAAATACTTTATGAAATGAAAGTGGATAATGATTTTGATGCTCAGGAAGATGTGGTTTTACAATTCCGCTTCAAAACCGAATACCGTTTGGGTGATGTTTTTACTGGTATTGTTGGTCAGGAAACCGGTAAATATGCGCCCGGTAATTCGCCGAACAAGGACAAGTTTCCTACCGGCACTCTGATAGTGCCGCCGGCTGTCACCGCTTTGGATGGCCCCGGTTCCGAAGGTTTGGGCTTGCGTCAGAGCTACACGGTTAAGCTGATCAAAACCAAAGGTACTCATCAAGAAGTGATTGATCTTACCAATAACCAAAAGCTTTACACGGTGCCGTCCAATGTCGGACCCCGCACCATGCCCAATTATCCTGAGCTGGCCAGCCAGGGTATTTATAATCTAAGAGGCGGCATCCAGGTTTTTGCCGGTACTGTCGATGATCCATTTTATATTGATTTGGGGGCCGCATTCGATACCTTTAATTTCCGTAACGGTGCTGCCGGAACCGGCGTACCAGGGGTATTTACCGATGCGCAATATCATGCTGAAGGCAAAAACTTTGCCGCCGACGATGTGGCCGGCTTTAATGTAAATTCTATCGCTATCGAACTGCCCATCGCCTTGTTAACCAAAGACGGCAAACAACATGCCGCCGGCGAATCACTGGCTGTGCTGGGCACTTATGCCACTACTTCCAGACCCCGCACCAAGGCCTACGCCGAACAGCCGGGCGGCAATCCTAAACTCGCCAACAGTTATGTGCAAATTCAGCGCATGGGTAATCCCTTGATCAATGAGCTGCTGATAGGCACCGCCGACAAAGATAAATTCAGTATGAGTGAGCCGAAGCATGATGCGGTGTTTGCCAATTATTTACTGGATCCGTATTTGGCAAGAGTCTTTAATTCTATTTACAACGGTGTTGTGCCTATTCCGCCGGCACCCAGACTGGATCTGGCGCCTTTGGTTTATTATGCTGCACCTATTTGCCCCGGCTGCTCAAAAGCTGAACAAGGTCCGGTGGCGGATTTATTAAGAATCAATACCGGTATTGCCCCCACGCCGGCTGATTCACGCAAACGTATGGCCTTTTTGGCGGGTGATTCAGCCGGGTTTCCTAATGGTCGCCGGGTTTCCGACGATGTGACCGATATTGCTGCGCAAGTGGTGAGCGGGGTTTTGAATCCCGCCTTTAATACCTTTCCCAACAACCGGATTGCGGATGGGGTGAACGCTAACGATAGAAGCTATCAGGAAACTTTTCCTTATGTCGCCTTTGCCAACAGCGGCCGACAAAGCCGGCATGTCGACCCGAATGAAGCCGGCTGTTACGATGCGGCCAATCTGAGCAAAACAGTCAATTGCCCAAGCAATTAA
- a CDS encoding DUF5710 domain-containing protein, giving the protein MADAKIYLNVPYPEKDAAKALGARWDAANKKWYVPGTVADLTPFAKWQTDTVTAGVSATVNHKPSTAPKPTLPATGTGVFTYASIKDFVAYNGDAPPWE; this is encoded by the coding sequence ATGGCAGACGCAAAAATCTACCTCAATGTCCCCTACCCGGAGAAGGATGCGGCAAAAGCACTGGGGGCCAGATGGGATGCCGCCAATAAGAAATGGTATGTGCCCGGCACGGTAGCCGATCTGACCCCATTTGCAAAATGGCAAACCGATACGGTTACTGCTGGCGTTTCTGCAACCGTAAACCATAAACCCAGCACAGCACCTAAGCCCACCCTACCAGCTACCGGCACAGGCGTGTTTACCTATGCCAGCATTAAAGACTTTGTTGCCTATAACGGCGATGCACCACCCTGGGAATAA
- a CDS encoding cupin domain-containing protein, whose product MDHSQQPEQDQLNRLILEALAPIKINSAQHAAMRQDLLGRVAESIAKQADLFTIRAGKGLWQSVSAGVRVKQLWSGPEGRSVLVEFAPGSSLLAHRHQWLEEGIVLKGDLQMDELQLGPLDYHVTLPGSRHSAIHSSRGALAYLRGTSLGDKTAVLLEAVGGLLPFGKQQSHTIFANANEGWLPAGNGIMRKKLWGDGTRSSYFYRMQAGAQLPRHGHALEEECMVLDGEVFLGDTLLCTGDYQLATPGTWHDEVYSDVGVTLFVRGACDD is encoded by the coding sequence ATGGATCACTCACAACAGCCTGAACAAGACCAACTCAATCGCTTAATTCTGGAAGCGCTGGCACCGATCAAGATTAATAGCGCCCAGCATGCCGCTATGCGTCAGGATCTGCTGGGCCGCGTGGCGGAAAGCATAGCCAAACAAGCCGATCTGTTCACGATTCGCGCCGGAAAAGGGCTATGGCAATCAGTAAGCGCCGGAGTTCGCGTCAAGCAACTCTGGAGCGGCCCGGAAGGCCGCTCAGTATTAGTTGAATTTGCCCCCGGCAGCAGTTTGTTAGCACACCGCCACCAGTGGCTGGAGGAAGGCATCGTATTAAAGGGCGATTTGCAAATGGACGAATTGCAGCTAGGCCCGCTGGATTACCATGTTACCCTGCCCGGCAGCCGCCATTCGGCCATACACTCCAGTCGGGGGGCTTTGGCCTATCTGCGCGGCACCTCGCTGGGCGACAAAACCGCTGTGTTACTGGAAGCCGTAGGCGGCTTGCTGCCGTTTGGCAAACAGCAATCCCACACCATTTTTGCTAACGCCAATGAAGGCTGGCTGCCGGCCGGCAACGGCATCATGCGAAAAAAACTATGGGGCGACGGCACCAGAAGCTCCTACTTTTACCGGATGCAGGCCGGAGCGCAATTACCCCGCCACGGCCATGCCCTGGAAGAAGAATGCATGGTACTGGACGGCGAAGTGTTTCTGGGCGACACCCTGCTCTGCACCGGAGACTATCAATTAGCCACACCAGGCACCTGGCACGATGAAGTTTATAGCGATGTCGGCGTAACCCTATTCGTGCGCGGGGCTTGTGATGATTGA
- a CDS encoding sigma-70 family RNA polymerase sigma factor: MTENLQDKPRDNGQNEGLLQEWLAGVVDGDQIALGLLYDNLADQVYGLALRITIRATLAEEVVQDTFWQVWRQAPRFDPERGTVKAWVMTIARSRALDALRQIDTQESELEMEALELIAAPDDQAPPDLLGAIEQGHQLQSALASLEPLPRQLVSLAFFRGLSHDQIAACSGLPLGTVKSHIRRSLQTLQLMMSDSLIETDGIV; this comes from the coding sequence ATGACAGAAAATCTCCAGGATAAGCCCAGGGATAACGGCCAAAATGAAGGCTTGCTGCAGGAATGGCTGGCCGGCGTGGTTGACGGTGACCAAATAGCCCTGGGTTTACTGTATGACAATCTGGCCGACCAGGTATACGGCCTGGCTTTGCGCATCACTATCCGGGCAACTCTGGCCGAGGAAGTGGTTCAGGATACTTTCTGGCAGGTTTGGCGGCAGGCGCCGCGCTTTGATCCGGAACGCGGCACTGTGAAAGCCTGGGTGATGACCATCGCCCGCAGCCGGGCGCTGGATGCACTGCGCCAGATTGATACTCAAGAGTCCGAGCTGGAAATGGAAGCCCTGGAACTAATCGCGGCACCTGATGACCAAGCACCACCAGACTTACTGGGAGCCATAGAACAAGGTCATCAATTGCAATCAGCTTTGGCCAGCCTGGAACCGCTGCCCCGGCAACTGGTGTCATTAGCTTTTTTTCGCGGCTTGAGTCATGATCAGATTGCCGCCTGCAGCGGCTTGCCGCTGGGTACGGTGAAGTCGCATATTCGCCGCTCATTGCAGACTTTGCAGCTCATGATGAGTGACTCCCTCATCGAAACCGACGGTATCGTCTAA
- a CDS encoding tetratricopeptide repeat protein: MRYLIRLLLLVYATIPQLGHALAYLPQSDDQVLETLPVRDKNWLEVKALRDKVAAAPNDLTAALQLVKHYIALGRAESDPRYYGYAEAVLSPWLNVAYPNAEVLTLRATLYQNRHEFPAALDYLNQALTRQPRQAQAWLTRAIIQEVQGQYGAALKSCMPLVKLASALTANVCINSTLSLSGQIDTAYRQLDQALQLAAAEPLADRQWALITLAEIAERKGDPVAAGQHYRQALQIAQRNGYLLATYADFLLDHQHYAQVVALLNNDIRADTLLLRLTLAEQALGLPEANQHIEMLKARFAASRMRGDSVHQGDEARFMLHVLHTPGPALALALSNWAVQREPRDTRIVLEAALAAGRIDTSVQPTLAFLAQSGLQDARLQPLIARCQGDQS, from the coding sequence ATGAGGTATCTAATAAGACTGCTGTTGCTGGTTTACGCAACCATCCCGCAGCTTGGTCACGCATTAGCCTATTTGCCGCAGAGTGATGATCAGGTTTTGGAAACATTGCCGGTCAGGGATAAAAACTGGCTGGAAGTCAAAGCGCTGCGCGACAAAGTGGCGGCGGCGCCTAACGATTTGACGGCGGCGTTGCAACTGGTTAAACATTATATTGCCTTAGGTCGTGCTGAATCCGATCCCCGTTATTATGGTTATGCCGAAGCTGTGTTAAGCCCGTGGCTTAATGTGGCCTATCCCAATGCCGAGGTGCTGACCTTACGTGCCACGCTTTATCAAAATCGCCATGAATTCCCGGCAGCCCTGGATTATTTAAACCAGGCCCTAACCCGGCAACCCCGGCAGGCGCAAGCCTGGCTAACCAGAGCCATTATTCAGGAAGTTCAAGGTCAGTATGGCGCAGCCTTAAAAAGTTGCATGCCTTTAGTTAAACTGGCATCGGCGCTGACAGCCAATGTCTGCATCAATTCCACCCTCAGTCTGTCCGGGCAGATCGATACTGCTTACCGGCAGCTGGATCAGGCTTTACAGCTTGCAGCAGCCGAGCCGCTGGCCGACCGGCAATGGGCTTTAATTACCCTGGCTGAAATAGCGGAACGCAAGGGCGACCCAGTCGCGGCTGGGCAACACTACCGTCAGGCTTTGCAAATAGCCCAGCGTAACGGTTATTTACTGGCAACCTATGCCGATTTTTTACTGGATCATCAACACTATGCGCAAGTCGTGGCGTTGCTGAACAATGATATTCGTGCCGACACCTTGTTGTTACGTTTAACCCTGGCAGAGCAGGCCTTGGGCCTGCCTGAGGCCAATCAACATATCGAGATGCTCAAAGCCCGCTTCGCGGCAAGCCGGATGCGCGGCGATAGCGTACATCAGGGCGATGAAGCGCGTTTTATGCTGCATGTCTTGCATACACCCGGCCCGGCGCTGGCCTTAGCCTTATCGAACTGGGCGGTGCAGCGCGAACCGCGCGATACCCGGATTGTGCTGGAAGCGGCACTCGCCGCCGGTCGGATAGATACGTCGGTTCAGCCCACCCTGGCATTTCTGGCCCAGTCCGGTTTGCAGGATGCCCGGTTACAGCCCTTAATCGCCCGCTGTCAGGGAGATCAGTCATGA
- a CDS encoding FMN-binding negative transcriptional regulator translates to MYIPSQFDQPNVEVMHELMRNRPLATLVTVGSDGINANHIPLHLLASALPYGVLRGHVARSNPVWRDFAADKQVLAIFHGPEAYISPSWYITKHETGRVVPTWNYTVVHAYGSLRIVDDAAWIRTQLEALTNHNEAALSKPWAVSDAPNDFTEKLIEAIVGIEITITKLSGKWKVSQNQPLPNRISVAQALNTIEQGKSAEMAVLVNSRIDKQQDNDGTSLS, encoded by the coding sequence ATGTACATCCCCTCACAGTTTGATCAACCTAACGTTGAAGTCATGCACGAACTAATGCGCAACCGGCCTTTGGCGACCCTGGTAACGGTTGGTTCCGATGGTATTAACGCAAATCACATACCGTTGCATCTTTTGGCATCGGCTTTGCCTTATGGTGTCTTACGCGGCCATGTTGCACGTTCAAATCCAGTCTGGCGTGATTTTGCAGCCGACAAACAAGTATTGGCCATTTTTCATGGCCCGGAGGCTTACATCAGCCCCTCATGGTATATAACCAAACATGAAACCGGGAGGGTCGTTCCGACTTGGAACTACACCGTAGTTCATGCCTACGGTTCTTTGCGAATCGTTGATGATGCCGCCTGGATTCGTACGCAACTTGAGGCATTAACCAATCATAACGAGGCCGCCTTATCCAAGCCTTGGGCTGTTTCGGACGCACCTAATGATTTTACCGAAAAGCTGATTGAAGCTATTGTGGGTATTGAAATTACAATTACCAAACTTTCCGGCAAGTGGAAGGTCAGTCAAAATCAACCGTTACCAAACCGGATCAGCGTTGCCCAGGCGCTCAATACCATTGAGCAGGGGAAAAGTGCTGAGATGGCGGTGCTTGTCAATTCAAGAATCGACAAGCAGCAAGATAATGATGGTACCAGCTTATCCTGA